From the Thermus brockianus genome, the window GTATGCGCAAGGGTTTGGTGGCGGTTTTGGCGGCGTTGGGCCTGGCCTTAGGCCAACAACAGGTGACCCTCTTCTGGTCGGGGGCCATCACCGGCCCCACCTCGGAGACGGGGGCCCCTTACGGCGCGGGGATAGAGGACTACTGCCGGCACATGGCCCGGGCCATCCCGGGGGTGGTGCTGAACTGCGTGGTGCGGGATGACCGCTACGATAACGCCACCACGCAACGCCTCTTTGAGGAGGCGGTGGACCGCTTTAAAATCCCCATCTATCTGGGCTACAGCACGGGGGCCATGCTCCAGATGAAGGCCCTCATCCAGGAGCTCAAGATCCCCACCCTGCCCGCCTCCAACCACGTGGGCCTGATTGACCCGCCCAACGGGGACTACTACTTCATCCCGGTTTCCACCTACTCCGAGCAGGTGGTGGCCCTTTTGGAGTACATCGCCAAGCAGAAGCGGGGGGCTAAGGTGGCCCTGGTGGTCCACCCCTCTCCCTTTGGCCGAGCCCCCGTGGAGGACGCCCGGAAGGCGGCGCAGCAGCTCGGCCTCCAGATCGTGGACGTGCAGGAGGTGGGGGCGGGCAACCTGGACAACACCGCCCTTCTCCGGCGCTTTGAGGGGGCGGGGGTGGAGTTCGTGGTCCACCAAAACGTGGCGGGGCCGGTGGCCAACATCCTCAAGGACACCCGGAGGCTGGGCCTCTCGGGCAAGATGCGGCACCTGGGGGCGGTGTACACCGGTGGGGTGGACCTGATCGCCCTGGCGGGGGAGGCGGCGGAAGGCTTCCTCTGGGCAAGCCCCTACTTTACCGCCCAGGACGATACCCCGGGCATCCGCCTCCAGAAAGACCTGGTGGCCCGCTTCGGCCGTCCGGCGAGCTACGTGGAGAACCACAACTACACCGCGGGCATGCTGGCGGCGGCCATCGCCATTGAGGCCATGAAGCGGGCCCAGGAGCGCTTCAAGCGCATCACCAACGAGACGGTCTACCAGGCCATCGTGGGCATGAACGGGCCCAACGCCTTCAAGCCGGGACTCGCCGTGTCCACCAAGCAGGGCATTGAGGTGGACTTCACCAGGAGCGAGCGCACCGGGGCGGAGGGGTTGCGCATCCTCGAGGTCAAGGGTGGGCGCTTCGTGCCCATCACCGACCCCTTCACCTCGGCCCTCTTCCGCAAGGTGCACTACGGCAAATAGCCCTTTTGGGCCCGGGGAAGCCCCCGGGCCCCTTTTCCCTGCCATGAGCCTGAACCCCACGCGTCCAGAGGACCTCGGTCCCATCCTCCTTTTGGTCAACAACATTGAGGTGGTCTACCACGACATCATCCAGGTGCTCCGGGGGGTTTCCCTGAAGGTGCCGGAGGGCAGGATCACCGCCCTCCTGGGCCCCAACGGGGCGGGGAAGACCACCACGCTCCGGGCCATCTCCGGCCTCCTCATCCCGGAGGACGGGGAGGTGGTGCGGGGGGAGATCCTCTATGGGGGCAAGCCCATCCATGGCCTTCCCCCCGAGGAGATCGTGCGGCTTGGCATCGTCCAGGTCCTGGAGGGGCGCCGGGTCTTCAAGCACCTCACGGTGGAGGAAAACCTCAGGGTGGGGACCCTGACCCGGAAGGACGCGCGGCTTAAGGAGGAGCTGGAACGCATTTATCACTACTTTCCCCGCTTGGCCGACCTCCGCCACCGCTTGGCCGGCTACTGCTCCGGGGGCGAGCAGCAGATGATCGCCATCGGGCGCGCCCTCTTGGCGAAGCCCAGGCTTCTCCTTTTGGACGAGCCCTCCTTGGGGCTTGCGCCCCTTTTGGTGCGGGAAATCTTTGACATCGTGGCCCGGGTGAACGCCGAGGAGGGGGTGACGGTCCTCGTGGTGGAGCAAAACGCCCGGGTGGCCCTTTCCATCGCCCACTACGGCTACATCATGGAAACGGGCCGGATCGTCTTGGAGGGGGATCGGGACTACCTCTTGGAGAACCCGGACGTGCAGGAGTTCTACCTGGGGGTGGCCAAGGGTGGGGGGCGCAAGAGCTTCAAGGAGGTGAAGGCGTACAAAAGGCGCAAGCGCTTCATGTAGCCCTTGACCAAATAGTGAAAACTCAGTATCGTTAAGGGCGTGTGGGCCCTGGAAGTAGAGGACCTTTCCGTGCGCCTGGGGGAGTTCTGGGTCCTGGAAGGGGTTTCCTTGAGGGTGCCGGAAGGGGCCTTTGTGGCCATCGTGGGGCCCAACGGGGCGGGAAAGAGCACGCTCCTAAAGGCCCTTTTGGGCCTCGTGCCCTTTCAGGGGCGGGTGCGGGCCCTGGGCCGCCCCTTGGCCCAGGCCGACCCCCGCTGGTTCGGCTACGTGCCCCAGATCAAGGCCTTTGACCGCACCTTTCCCGCCCTGGCGGTGGAGCTGGTGGCCACGGGGCTTCTTGGGCGCTGGCCCTTCCGCCTAAGCCCTGGCGTGCGGGCGGAGGCCCTTCGCGCTTTGGAGCGGGTGGGGGCGGAAGGCCTGGCGGAAAGGCCCTTGGGCCGGCTTTCCGGGGGGCAACTCCAGCGGGTCTACCTGGCCCGGGCCTTCGCCCGCAGGCCCAGGCTCCTCCTCCTGGACGAGCCGGCCACGGGGGTGGACCGGGCGGGGGAGGTGGACCTGTACCGTTACCTCGAGGCCTACCAGGTGGAAACGGGCGCCACGGTGCTCATGGTCACCCACGACTGGGAGGCGGCCCACCACGCCAGCCACGTCCTGGTGCTCAACCGCAGGGTGGTGGGCTTCGGCCCGCCCGAGCGGGCCCTAAGCGAGGAGTGCCTGCGCCAGGCCTTCGGCCACCTGGGCCACGCCCACGGCCTCTACCTGGGGGGAAGCGGTGCTTGAAGCCTTGGCCTACTCCTTTTTCCAGCGGGCCCTCTTGGCGGGGGTTTTGGTGAGCCTTCTCGCCGGGCTCCTTTCCCCCTTCGTGGTGCAAAGGCGCCTCTCCTTCCTGGGGGACGGCCTGGCCCACGCCGCCTTCGCCGGGGTGGCCTTGGGGCTTTTCCTGCGGGGGGAGCCCCTTTGGTTCGCCCTGCCCTTCACCCTTCTGGTGGCCCTGGCCATCACCTTCGTTAAGGAGAGGACCGAGCTTTCCGAGGACACCGCCATCGGGGTCTTCTTCGCCCTTTCCGTGGCCCTAGGGGCGGTTTTCCTGGCCAAGGCCAAGGGGTACGTGGGGGACGCCATGGGCTACCTCTTTGGCTCCCTTTTGGCGGTGGGGCCGGAGGACCTTTGGGCCTTGGGGCTTCTTTGCCTCTTGGGGCTTTTCCTCTTGCCCCTTTGGGGGGCCTTGGCCTACGCCACCTTGGACCGGGAGCTCGCCCTGGCGGACCGCCTGCCCGTGGTCTTTCACGATTACCTCCTTTCCGGCTTTATCGCCGTGAGCCTGGTCCTGGCGGTGAAGGTGGTGGGGGTCCTCCTGGTGGCGGCCTTCCTGGTCATCCCCGGGGCGGCAGCCCGGCTCCTCTCCTCCACCTTCGCCCGCATGACCCTCCTTTCCCTCCTCTTCGCCCTCCTTTCCACCCTCCTTGGGCTTTTCCTCTCCTTCCTCCTGGACTGGCCCAGCGGGGCCAGCGTGGTCCTGGCCCAGGCGGCCCTCTTTGCCCTCGCCTTCACAAAAGCGCTATTTCCGCACGGCAAATAGGGATATACTGAGGGTATGTGGGTTTCCACGAAGGCCCAGTACGGCCTGAGGGCCCTGGTGGAGATCGGCCTCCGCGCCCCCGAGGCGGTGCCGCTTAAGGAGGTGGCCGAGGCCCAGGGCATCAGCCAGCACTACCTGGAGCAGATCGCCGCCCAGCTTCGCCGTGCGGGCTTCATCCGCTCCGTGCGGGGGGCCAAGGGAGGGTACCGCCTGGCCCGCCCCCCGGAACGGGTCACCGCCTTGGAGGTGGTGGAGGCCCTGGAGGGAAGCCTGGCCCCCGTCTCCTGCATTGAGGACCCGGAGAGCTGCGCCAAGGTGGGGCAGTGCTCCACGGAGCTCCTTTGGAAGCGGGTGGACCTGGCCATGCGCCAGGTCCTGGGGGGGACCACCCTCAAGGACCTCATTGAGGAGCGGAAGCTCATAGAGGCGAGGCGCCTGATCCAACTGGAGCCCACCGGGTAGCCTAAGGGGGTGCGCGGGATCTACCTGGACCACGCCGCCACCACCCCCCTGGACCCCGAGGTGCGGGAGGCCATGCGGGGGGTGGAGGAGGCCTTTGGCAACCCCTCCAGCATCCACCGCTTTGGCCAGGAGGCCCGGCGGGTGCTGGAGGGGGCGCGGGAGAAGGTGGCCTCCCTCCTCGGGGTGAGGCCCCGGGAGGTGGTCTTCACCAGCGGGGGCTCGGAGGCGGACGCCCTGGCCCTCCTGGGGGTGGCCTTGGCCAAGGGGCGGGGGCACGTGGTGAGCACCGAGGTGGAGCACTCGGCGGTCCTTGGGGCCCTAAGGCTTCTGGAGCGCCTGGGCTTCGCCGTGACCCGCCTAAAGCCCGACCGCTTCGGCCTTGTCTACCCCGAGCAGGTGGCGGAGGCCTTGAGGCCCGACACCTTCCTGGTGAGCGTCATGGCCGCCAACAACGAGGTGGGTACCCTTTACCCCATCCGGGAGATCGCCCAGGTGGCCCACGCCCGGGGGGTTCTCTTCCACACGGACGCCGTGCAGGCCATAGGCCACGTCCCTTTGCGGGCGGACGAGGTGGAGGCGGATCTGGTTTCCCTAAGCGCCCACAAGTTCCACGGGCCCAAGGGGGTGGGGGCGCTTCTGGTGCGCCAAGGGGTGGACCTCGTCCCCTTGGTGCCGGGAACCCAGGAAGGGGGGAGGCGGGGGGGGACGCCGAGCCCGGTCCTGGCCTGGGGTATGGCGGTGGCCTTGGAGAAGGCCTTGAGGCTCCTGCCCGAGGAAGCGCCGCGCCTCGCCGCCCTGAGGGACCGCCTCGAGGCCGGCCTCCTCGCCGTGCCCGGGGTGGAGCGGAACGGCCACCCCACGGCCCGCCTGCCCCACCTGACGAACGTCACGGTGAAGGGGGCGGATGGGGAGGCCTTGCTCCTCGCCATGGACCTCCTGGGGGTGGCCGTTTCCTCGGGCTCCGCCTGCTCGGCGGGGAGCCTCGAGCCCTCCCACGTCCTCCTGGCCTTAGGCCGCCCCCCCCGGGAGGCCAAGGCTTCCTTGCGCTTTTCCCTGGGCCGCACCACCACCCTGGAGGAGGTGGATAAGGCCGTGGCCGCCTTTGGGGAGGCGGTGGCGCGGGCCCGGGGTTAGCCTTGCCGCTTGGCGAACTCCTCCCTAAGCTCCCGCCTTAGGATCTTCCCCACGCTGGACTTGGGGAGGCTATCGCGGAAGACGAGGATGCGGGGTACCTTGTAGGCGGCCAGGTGCTGGCGGCAGAAGGCCTCTATGTCCTTTTCCGTCACCTTGCCCCGGTACTCGGGTTTGAGGACGAGGAAGGCAGCCACGGTTTCCCCGCGGTAGGGGTCGGGGACGCCCACCACGGCGGCTTCCTGGACGGCCGCGTGGGTGTAGAGGACCTCTTCCACCTCGCGGGGGTAGATGTTGTAGCCGCCGGCGATGATCATGTCCTTTTTGCGGTCCACGATGTAGAAGTAGCCGTCCTCGTCCATGCGGGCCATGTCGCCGGTGTAGAGCCAGCCGTCCTTGAGGGCCTTTTGGGTTTCCTCGGGGCGGTTCCAGTAGCCTTTCATGACGTTGGGGCCCTTGACGATGAGCTCACCCACCTCGCCCAAGGGGACCTCCTTGCCCCCCTCGTCCACCACCTTGGCCTCCACGCTGGGGAGGGGCATGCCGATGGAGCCCTTTTTCACCACCCCTTCCACGGGGTTGGAGTGGGTCACAGGGCTCGCTTCGGAGAGGCCGTAGCCCTCAATGAGCCTGGCTCCGGTGATCTCCTCAAAGCGCTTGGCCACCTCCACGGGCAGGGGGGCCGCCCCCGAGAGGCAGATGCGTATGCTTTTGACGTTGCGCTTCTCAATCCCGGGGAAGTTGTTGAAGGCCACGTACAGGGTGGGCACCCCGGGGAAGTGGGTGACCTGGTGCTTCTCTATGGCCTCCACCACGGCGTGGATCTCCGGGCGGGGGAGGAGGACAAGCTTGTAGCCGGAGAAGAGGCCGTAGTTCATGGCCACGGTCATGCCGTAGACGTGGAAGAAGGGAAGGGCCCCGAGCATCACCCCCTTGCCCAAAAGCTCCCTGGAGGTGGGGTCCCAGGCGTCAATCTGCAGGACGTTGGCCACCAGGTTGCGGTGGGTGAGCATGGCCCCCTTGGAGATCCCCGTGGTGCCGCCCGTGTACTGGAGGAGGGCGAGGTCCTCGGGATCGGCCATGTGGGGCGCGGCGGGGGGGCGCTTGAGGAGCTCAGTGAAGGCGAAGAAGCCTTCCCGCTTGGGGAAGCCCAGGGGAAGCTTGTCCCTTTTGGCCTTCAAGGGGTAGAGGAGGTTCTTGGGGAAGGGGAGGAAGTCCTTGATGCCCGTGACCACCACCCGCTTTACGGGCGTTTCCTTTTCCACCTCCAGGAAGCGGGGGAGGAGGTGGTCCAGGATGATGAGGGTCTCCGCCCCGGCATCGGCCAGCTGGTGCCTGAGCTCCCGCGGGGTGTAGAGGGGGTTCACGTTCACCCCCACGCCCCCCGCCAACAGGGTGCCGAAGAAGGCCAGGACGAACTGGGGCGTGTTGGGGAGCATGATGGCCACCCGGTCCCCCGGCCTTACCCCGAGGTCCTTTAGCCCCTGGGCGAAGCGGCGGGCCAGGTCCCAGGTTTCCCCGTAGGTTAAGGTTTTCCCCAGGAACTCCAGGGCCACGTTCTTGGGAAAGCGCTGGGCGCTCTCCTCCAAAAGGCGCCAAAGGGGGATGGGGGGGACCTCTACCTCCGCCGGGACACCCGGGTCGTAGTGGGCCAGCCAAGGCTTGGTGCCGACTTCAGACATGCTACCCTCCTTTGCCCCCCAGGTTACCAAACTCTTTATACCGCGTTCAAGACTGTGGACTGGTGTAGCATGGATACTGGAGGTTTCCTATGCGCTTCCGTGACCGCCGGCACGCCGGAGCCCTTTTGGCCGAGGGCATAAAACCCCTAGGCTTGGAGCGTCCTGTGGTCTTGGGGATACCCCGGGGTGGGGTGGTGGTGGCGGACGAGGTGGCCCGGCGCCTGGGAGGCGAGCTGGACGTGGTCTTGGTGCGCAAGGTGGGAGCGCCCGGCAACCCTGAGTTCGCCCTGGGGGCGGTGGGGGAGAAGGGGGAGCTGATCCTGCGCCCGTACGCCTTTCAGTACGCCGACAAAAGCTACCTGGAAAGGGAGGCGGCCCGGCAGAAGGACGTGATCCGCAAGCGGGCGGAGCGCTACCGCAAGGTGCGTCCCAAGGTGCCTCTTTCGGGGCGGGATGTGGTCCTGGTGGACGACGGCATCGCCACGGGTTCCAGCATGGAGGCGGCCCTTTCCGTGGTCTTGACGGAAAACCCCAGGCGGGTGGTGGTGGCGGTGCCCGTGGCGAGCCCGGAGGCGGCGGAAAAGCTCAAGGAGCGGGCGGAGGTGGTGGCCCTTTCCACTCCCCCCGACTTCGCCGCCGTGGGGGCCTACTACCTGGACTTCAGCGAGGTCACGGACGAGGACGTGGAGGCCCTTTTGCTACAATGGGCGGCATGAAGCCCGTGGTCAAGCAAGCGGCGAGCGTGGAAGCCCGCCCCGTGGAGCGGGGGGAGAAGGCCTTTATCCAGGTGCTCATCGGTCCCGAGGACGGGGCCCCCCACTTCATCACCCGCAAGTTCACCCTCCTTCCTGGAGGGCGCATCCCCAGGCACAAGCACCCCACCATTGAGCACGAGCAGTACGTGCTTTCCGGGCGGATGAAGGTCTTCCTGGGGAACGAGGTGCGCGAGGTTTCCGCCGGCCAGGCGGTCTACATCCCCCCGGACACCCCCCACGCCTACGTGAACGAGGGGGATGAGCCCGTGGAGTTCCTCTGTGTCATCCCCAAGACGAGCGCCTACGCCACGGAGTGGCTGGAGGAGTAGCCCTTCTCAGGCCCGCACCTCCTGCCGCTGGAAGGCCACGTAGGCCAGGGTGAAGAGGAGGATCACCAGGGCGAAAAGCCCGGTGAGCTGGGGCCAGACGAGGAGGAGGCTTTGCCCTAGGGGCAGGGGGGTGCCGAGCACCGCCCCCTCCAGCTGGGTGATGAGGATGGGCCCCAGGGAACGCACCGCCGGGTTGAGGACGGCGGTGAGGGTTTCGGCGTAGAGGGTGTTGGGGGAAAGCCGGGAGATCCAGAGGGCCAGGTTGGCCTGGCGGAGTTGGCTTTCCGGGTCAAAGGGGTCGGCCTGGAGGAGGAGGGCGTTGGCCGCCAGGTCGGTGAGGATGGGGTAAAAGACGGCGAAGAAGAGCCAGACCCCGATGGCGGCCAAGGCGGCGGTGGCGGGCTGGCGGAAGAGCACCGAGAAGAGAAGGCCTAGGGCGAGCCAGACCCCTGCGTAGGCCAGGGTGGCCAGGAGGAAGAAGAAGGCGCGGGCCATCTCCTCCGCCTCAGGGGGCACGCCCAAGGTGAAGAGCCCAAGGCCCACCACCAGGAGGAAAAGGGCGAGGAGGAGGACCGCCAGGGTGCCAAGCCCCGCCAAGAACTTGCCGAAGAGGAGGGCGTCCCGGTAGATGGGTTGGGAGAGGATGCGGGAAAGGGTGCCCCGGGCGTACTCCCCGTTCACGGCGTCAAAAGCTAGGGCGATGGCCGCCAGGGGCACGAAGAAGGAGAGGAAGCCCACGAAGGAGGGCAGGGGGTCTTGGGCCGTGGTGAGGAGCTTGAGGTAGAGGTAGGGGTCTTCCCCCACGGTCTGCCTTAAGGTCTGGGTACCCGTGTACAGGGCAGCCAGGGCGGAAAGGAGGATGAGGGCCTCCAGGATCCGCATCCTGAGCCCCGAGAGGTGGTCCGCCATCTCCTTGAAGAAGACGGCCCAAAGCCCGGTCCAAGGGGAACCCTCACGCCGCATGGGCCACCTCCTTAAAGTAGTGGGCGTAGACCTCGTCCAGGTTCGGTTTGCGCAAGGCAAGGCCATAGAGGCTACCCTGCGCCACGGCGATGCGGGCAAGCTCAGGCCTGAGGTCCCGGGTGGCGAGGATGCGGTAGTGCCCTTCCCCCGCCTCCACCTTGGCTACCCCGTCTAAGGCGGCGAAGGCCTCGGCGAGGCCCGGGCTCGCCTCCACCTGGATCTCGTACCCGCCCCCGAGCACCCTTTGGGCGAGCTCCTCCACGGTGCCCAAAAGGGCGAGCCTTCCCTTGTGGAAAAGCCCCACCCGGTCGCAGATCTCCTGCACCTGGTGCAGGAGGTGGCTGGAAAGGAGGACGGTGATGCCCTCCTGCTTTAGGCCCTTGATGAGCGCCAAAAACTCCCGGGCGGCCTCCGGGTCCAAGCCCAGGGTGGGCTCGTCCAGGATGGCCACCTTGGGCCGTTTGAGGAGGACCTCCGCCAGGCCCAGGCGCTGGCGCATCCCCCGGCTGAAGGCGGAAACCCGCCGGTCCCTTACCTCCCAAAGCCCCATGCGCTTTAGCACCTCCTCAATCCGGGCCTTGGCCTCGGCCTCGGAAAGGCCGAGAAGCCTTGTGGTGTAGCGCAGGTTTTCCCAGGCGGTGAGTTCCCCATAGAAGCCCACCTGGTCCGGGAGGTAGCCCACCTTCGCCTTCACCTTCAGGGGCTCCCGCATGGGGTCAAGCCCCAGGACCCGGGCCTCGCCTGCGGTGGGCTCGGTGAGGCCCAGGAGCATGAGGATGGTGGTGGTCTTGCCCGAGCCGTTGGGGCCGAGGAGGCCGAAAACCTCCCCCTCCGCCACCTCCAGGTTCAGGTCCTCCACGGCCACCACCCGGCTGTAGCGCTTGGTGAGGCCGCGGGTTTGGATGACCGCCATGCTACCTCCGGCCGAAGCGGTTCACGGCAAAGCCCAGGACCAGAAGGGCCACGGCCATGATGCCCACCCCCACCAGACCCCAGAGGCTGGAGCGCACCACGGTGGCCCGGTAGTCCAGGCTTTCCGAGACCCCCTCGTCCCCCGAGAGGGAAAGGGTCACCATGTAGTCCCCCGTGACCGCCTTGGGGGAGGGCTTGATGCGGGCGGTAATTTCCTCTTCCTGGCCGGGGTTCAGGGCTTCCAGCTTTTCGGGTTCAAACTTCACCTCCCACCCCGAGGGCTCCATGGCGCTGAAGGAGAGGTTCTTGGCGGGGGCGCTTCCCTCGTTTTTCACCACGAGCTTCACGGCGTTTTCCCGGCCCGCCACCACCTGGCCGGAAAGCCGCCCTTCCTTGGTGGTGAAGCGCACCTCGGGCCGCCCCGTGACCTCCAGGGTGAGGGCGAGCTCCGCCCTGGCCTCCCCCGCCACCGCCCGCAGGGTAAGGCCGTAGGTGTCCGCCTGGGTGTCCTTGGGCAAGGAGACCTCCACGTCCAGATCCTTGCTTTCCCCGGCCTTGAGGGGCAGGCTCGTCACCTGCTGGCTGGCGAAGGCGGGGGTGAAGGTGACCTGGAAGCCCTTGGGGGCCTCGTACTCCAGGGAAACCAAAAGGTCCCGGTCGGACTCGTTCTTGAGGGTCACCCGGTAGCGGAAGGCGCTGGTGGGGGGGCCTTTGAGCACGGGGAGTTCGGCCTCGAGGCTAAGCCGTTGCGGCAAGCCTTGGCCCACCACCAAGGCGATGGGGAGGCTCGTCGTTTGCCCTAGGCCCTCGGCCCGCACCAGGAAGCGGTAGGTGCCCGGCTTCACCTCCTTAGGGGGCTGGAGCCTAAGGGTCAGGGTGGCCTCCCCGTCCGTGGCCAGGTGCACCGCCCGCACGAGCCGGCCGCCCCCAATCAGGCTCGCCTGCCAGCCCTGGGGAACCTCCGCCACGCTTAGGCGGATCACCCCAGGCGGAAGCCCGTAGTTCTTCAGGGTGAGGGTCAGGTTGACGCTTTCCCCCGGTTGCACCCCCATCTCGGGGTAGGGGGTGCCCAGGGAAAGGCCCCGGAAGTTTTGTGCCAGGGCAAGACCCAAGAGGAGCACGAGGGGAAAGAGCCTACGCACCATACCTAAGCCTCCTCTATCAAGGCTAGGCAGAAAGGATGAGCGCAAAATGAAAACCCCGGGCGTGCCCGGGGAAGGGGGGTGGGCCCGCTAGCTGACCCGGGCCTCCAGGTACTCCCGTTCGCCCAGGACAATCTTCCGGGCCAGCTCGGGGTCCTTGGGGAACTCCTTGCCCCGGTGGATCATGTAGGTCTCGTAGCGCCCGATCTCAAAGACCTCGGCCAGCTTCTTCAGGGCCTTGGCCATGTCAAAGGCCTTGCAGGAAAAGATGTCGATGGAGAGGAAGCGCTTCTTGGGGAAGGTGTGGATGGCGATGTGGCTTTCGGCGATGATCACCACCCCCGTCACCCCGTCCTCCCCGTTCGGGCCGTAGCTGTAGACGAAGGGGGGGAGAACCTTGGTCATCTCCATCTCCTGGGGGAGCTCGTCCAGGACGCGGCGCACCAGCTCAGCGTCCTGGAGCTTAATGGGGTTGGCGTCGTACCCGTCCACCATGAGATGCGGACCGAATCCGAAGAGTTCCACCATGACCACCTCCTTCCCGTGCCCCCCGGGGTATCCCCCGCGGCACGCCCCCCATTATGCCCCCCCTCCCCCCCCTGTCAATACCTCGTTCCCGGGCGGGAAAAGCCCGCCTTGCCCCTGGGAAGGCCCCCTTCTTGGGGCGGTGGGGGCAGCCAAGGGGGAAGCTTCGTTGGGACCAAGCCTCGTATACGGGCATGGGGTATAGGACGGCGGAAAGGTGGGCTGCCCGACGCAAGGGCCCAGGGGGAAAGGTGTATGATAACTCCGGCAAGGAGGTGCCATGTACAGGGGAAGAGAAGGGCAGTGGGCGTTTTACCTGCACCGGATCTCAGGCCTGGGCATCCTGGTCTTCCTCATGCTCCACGTGGCCAATATCTCAAGCGCCATGTGGGGGCCGGAGGTGTCCAACGCCCTCATGAAGTTCTACCACCAGCCCGTGTTCCAGGTGGGGCTATTGCTCCTCATCGCCGGGGTGCTCTACCACGGGTTCAACGGGCTTAGGATCATCCTCATGGACTTCACCACCTGGGGGGTGCGCTACCAAAGGCAGCTTTGGTACGCCGTCTGGGTGCTTTTCGTCCTCTTCTACCTGCCCTTCCTGGTGAAGATTGGCGGGGGCATCCTGGGAGGGAGCC encodes:
- a CDS encoding metal ABC transporter ATP-binding protein, which gives rise to MWALEVEDLSVRLGEFWVLEGVSLRVPEGAFVAIVGPNGAGKSTLLKALLGLVPFQGRVRALGRPLAQADPRWFGYVPQIKAFDRTFPALAVELVATGLLGRWPFRLSPGVRAEALRALERVGAEGLAERPLGRLSGGQLQRVYLARAFARRPRLLLLDEPATGVDRAGEVDLYRYLEAYQVETGATVLMVTHDWEAAHHASHVLVLNRRVVGFGPPERALSEECLRQAFGHLGHAHGLYLGGSGA
- a CDS encoding long-chain-fatty-acid--CoA ligase produces the protein MSEVGTKPWLAHYDPGVPAEVEVPPIPLWRLLEESAQRFPKNVALEFLGKTLTYGETWDLARRFAQGLKDLGVRPGDRVAIMLPNTPQFVLAFFGTLLAGGVGVNVNPLYTPRELRHQLADAGAETLIILDHLLPRFLEVEKETPVKRVVVTGIKDFLPFPKNLLYPLKAKRDKLPLGFPKREGFFAFTELLKRPPAAPHMADPEDLALLQYTGGTTGISKGAMLTHRNLVANVLQIDAWDPTSRELLGKGVMLGALPFFHVYGMTVAMNYGLFSGYKLVLLPRPEIHAVVEAIEKHQVTHFPGVPTLYVAFNNFPGIEKRNVKSIRICLSGAAPLPVEVAKRFEEITGARLIEGYGLSEASPVTHSNPVEGVVKKGSIGMPLPSVEAKVVDEGGKEVPLGEVGELIVKGPNVMKGYWNRPEETQKALKDGWLYTGDMARMDEDGYFYIVDRKKDMIIAGGYNIYPREVEEVLYTHAAVQEAAVVGVPDPYRGETVAAFLVLKPEYRGKVTEKDIEAFCRQHLAAYKVPRILVFRDSLPKSSVGKILRRELREEFAKRQG
- a CDS encoding phosphoribosyltransferase, with product MRFRDRRHAGALLAEGIKPLGLERPVVLGIPRGGVVVADEVARRLGGELDVVLVRKVGAPGNPEFALGAVGEKGELILRPYAFQYADKSYLEREAARQKDVIRKRAERYRKVRPKVPLSGRDVVLVDDGIATGSSMEAALSVVLTENPRRVVVAVPVASPEAAEKLKERAEVVALSTPPDFAAVGAYYLDFSEVTDEDVEALLLQWAA
- a CDS encoding metal ABC transporter permease, with the protein product MLEALAYSFFQRALLAGVLVSLLAGLLSPFVVQRRLSFLGDGLAHAAFAGVALGLFLRGEPLWFALPFTLLVALAITFVKERTELSEDTAIGVFFALSVALGAVFLAKAKGYVGDAMGYLFGSLLAVGPEDLWALGLLCLLGLFLLPLWGALAYATLDRELALADRLPVVFHDYLLSGFIAVSLVLAVKVVGVLLVAAFLVIPGAAARLLSSTFARMTLLSLLFALLSTLLGLFLSFLLDWPSGASVVLAQAALFALAFTKALFPHGK
- a CDS encoding cupin domain-containing protein → MGGMKPVVKQAASVEARPVERGEKAFIQVLIGPEDGAPHFITRKFTLLPGGRIPRHKHPTIEHEQYVLSGRMKVFLGNEVREVSAGQAVYIPPDTPHAYVNEGDEPVEFLCVIPKTSAYATEWLEE
- a CDS encoding ABC transporter ATP-binding protein, whose protein sequence is MSLNPTRPEDLGPILLLVNNIEVVYHDIIQVLRGVSLKVPEGRITALLGPNGAGKTTTLRAISGLLIPEDGEVVRGEILYGGKPIHGLPPEEIVRLGIVQVLEGRRVFKHLTVEENLRVGTLTRKDARLKEELERIYHYFPRLADLRHRLAGYCSGGEQQMIAIGRALLAKPRLLLLDEPSLGLAPLLVREIFDIVARVNAEEGVTVLVVEQNARVALSIAHYGYIMETGRIVLEGDRDYLLENPDVQEFYLGVAKGGGRKSFKEVKAYKRRKRFM
- a CDS encoding RrF2 family transcriptional regulator, which encodes MWVSTKAQYGLRALVEIGLRAPEAVPLKEVAEAQGISQHYLEQIAAQLRRAGFIRSVRGAKGGYRLARPPERVTALEVVEALEGSLAPVSCIEDPESCAKVGQCSTELLWKRVDLAMRQVLGGTTLKDLIEERKLIEARRLIQLEPTG
- a CDS encoding ABC transporter permease; translation: MRREGSPWTGLWAVFFKEMADHLSGLRMRILEALILLSALAALYTGTQTLRQTVGEDPYLYLKLLTTAQDPLPSFVGFLSFFVPLAAIALAFDAVNGEYARGTLSRILSQPIYRDALLFGKFLAGLGTLAVLLLALFLLVVGLGLFTLGVPPEAEEMARAFFFLLATLAYAGVWLALGLLFSVLFRQPATAALAAIGVWLFFAVFYPILTDLAANALLLQADPFDPESQLRQANLALWISRLSPNTLYAETLTAVLNPAVRSLGPILITQLEGAVLGTPLPLGQSLLLVWPQLTGLFALVILLFTLAYVAFQRQEVRA
- a CDS encoding cysteine desulfurase family protein; translated protein: MRGIYLDHAATTPLDPEVREAMRGVEEAFGNPSSIHRFGQEARRVLEGAREKVASLLGVRPREVVFTSGGSEADALALLGVALAKGRGHVVSTEVEHSAVLGALRLLERLGFAVTRLKPDRFGLVYPEQVAEALRPDTFLVSVMAANNEVGTLYPIREIAQVAHARGVLFHTDAVQAIGHVPLRADEVEADLVSLSAHKFHGPKGVGALLVRQGVDLVPLVPGTQEGGRRGGTPSPVLAWGMAVALEKALRLLPEEAPRLAALRDRLEAGLLAVPGVERNGHPTARLPHLTNVTVKGADGEALLLAMDLLGVAVSSGSACSAGSLEPSHVLLALGRPPREAKASLRFSLGRTTTLEEVDKAVAAFGEAVARARG
- a CDS encoding ABC transporter substrate-binding protein, encoding MRKGLVAVLAALGLALGQQQVTLFWSGAITGPTSETGAPYGAGIEDYCRHMARAIPGVVLNCVVRDDRYDNATTQRLFEEAVDRFKIPIYLGYSTGAMLQMKALIQELKIPTLPASNHVGLIDPPNGDYYFIPVSTYSEQVVALLEYIAKQKRGAKVALVVHPSPFGRAPVEDARKAAQQLGLQIVDVQEVGAGNLDNTALLRRFEGAGVEFVVHQNVAGPVANILKDTRRLGLSGKMRHLGAVYTGGVDLIALAGEAAEGFLWASPYFTAQDDTPGIRLQKDLVARFGRPASYVENHNYTAGMLAAAIAIEAMKRAQERFKRITNETVYQAIVGMNGPNAFKPGLAVSTKQGIEVDFTRSERTGAEGLRILEVKGGRFVPITDPFTSALFRKVHYGK